The Pseudobacteriovorax antillogorgiicola genome includes a region encoding these proteins:
- a CDS encoding lysine N(6)-hydroxylase/L-ornithine N(5)-oxygenase family protein, producing MERYEFLGIGIGPFNLSIAALASQVPHYKTLFLDSKDSFSWHPDLMFEDAFMQTSWLKDLVTPVDPTNPNSFLNYLVENKKFYAFLNTSRSTIKRIEFEHYCRWVADRLSNTKFNSHVLGVQKVDDGFVVRTEDNIYHTKKLCLGTGLQPNIPAEAQAFLGSDCFFARSPHLKAMDLEGKRLAIVGGGQTGIEILLNGLRGQWGQAKAINVFSRRDNLEPLDESPFVNEYFIPHYVKEFAKLPKRRKGAIVDYQKLASDGITPAYLEELYQELYDQRYLHGREGHVHLYPNRDFRKLSKSSDCYRLEISNRHTEQTESYEADVVIFATGFRQALPDFAEALIGDAVKDSYGRIDIDENFQIRSASESDSSLYGLNLGRHCVGISEPQVSLMAWRAGTILNHALGEQRFRSLDGDQSFLSIVG from the coding sequence ATGGAAAGATATGAATTTTTAGGCATTGGCATTGGGCCATTTAATTTGAGTATCGCAGCCCTTGCAAGCCAGGTTCCCCACTATAAAACCTTATTTCTCGACAGCAAGGACTCATTTTCTTGGCATCCAGACCTTATGTTTGAAGATGCTTTTATGCAGACCTCTTGGTTGAAGGATCTCGTGACTCCGGTCGATCCAACCAATCCCAATAGCTTCCTAAACTACCTCGTCGAGAATAAAAAGTTTTATGCTTTCTTGAATACCAGCCGTTCAACGATCAAACGGATTGAGTTCGAACACTACTGTCGTTGGGTAGCAGACCGTCTAAGTAACACCAAATTCAATAGTCACGTGCTTGGTGTTCAAAAAGTTGACGATGGCTTTGTCGTGAGAACTGAAGACAATATTTATCATACCAAAAAACTCTGTTTAGGCACTGGGCTTCAGCCGAACATTCCTGCGGAAGCACAGGCTTTTCTTGGGTCTGATTGCTTTTTCGCGAGATCTCCGCATCTGAAAGCAATGGACTTGGAAGGCAAGCGGCTTGCTATCGTCGGTGGCGGGCAAACTGGAATTGAAATTCTCCTCAATGGCCTCCGTGGTCAGTGGGGTCAAGCGAAAGCAATTAACGTTTTCTCAAGACGTGATAATTTAGAGCCTCTGGATGAAAGCCCCTTCGTCAATGAGTATTTTATCCCTCATTACGTCAAGGAGTTTGCAAAGTTACCAAAACGTCGCAAGGGGGCTATTGTCGATTATCAGAAACTTGCTAGTGATGGTATCACTCCAGCATATTTGGAGGAGCTCTATCAAGAGTTATATGACCAAAGATATCTTCACGGCAGGGAAGGTCATGTTCATCTCTATCCCAATCGAGATTTTCGAAAATTATCGAAGAGCAGTGATTGCTACCGCTTAGAGATCAGTAATCGACACACAGAACAGACCGAAAGCTATGAGGCTGATGTGGTGATCTTCGCAACTGGCTTTCGGCAAGCTCTCCCTGATTTTGCTGAGGCCTTGATTGGTGATGCGGTCAAGGATAGCTATGGGCGCATTGATATTGACGAGAACTTTCAGATTCGCAGTGCTTCAGAGTCGGACTCCTCCCTTTATGGGCTTAATCTTGGCCGCCACTGTGTGGGAATTTCCGAGCCTCAAGTGAGTTTAATGGCTTGGCGAGCTGGGACCATTTTGAATCACGCCCTCGGTGAACAGAGATTTCGTTCCTTGGATGGGGATCAGAGCTTTTTGTCGATTGTAGGTTAA